A DNA window from Alligator mississippiensis isolate rAllMis1 chromosome 11, rAllMis1, whole genome shotgun sequence contains the following coding sequences:
- the LOC132244085 gene encoding uncharacterized protein LOC132244085, producing MDRLRRVLRRRTAKVGFVPEDHSRGPGQEHLGPPSREEEGPIQARTWLCSMCWHKKPVLPSAKDPLKQPTTSRCKWRWPWVRPGRREPGGEERRAEEPCSLPPRAPSSLEPGPAAPHAQAAPCRGAEEGPASLGQELSPSCTSPSPSLSCSSSSADSHSSLGSASPPAPGASHTVIPSPAIKKVQDEEEQEKEDQGTQEGAVLSVTQRLQERRKMQHRKDGQCLLQELLTLQAAMQQRGHEAVELQGWKASMPDKIVELMEDVPREEYLGNTIPDIIAAIWCLSDLEMCLDPFLQSRLLRAAASKTFGAIGRNNISNPRMHMGNLEGLLWCLLSSAPSLDRLNFLWEQFTFWMEAVDAQHRALGMRASTTLMSFAALLLPHFEGSPDVPEVGDMAARLGLSISDPEETIGCDAVESLYWLTRILLHQRGRDMRGADEMFGECPLEPSQVQCYRDLARVGEVLREILSEEQKRSFLQRTILAIHHGRMHVKTPALLFLYAILGETSLLIGDKEEEVPGRIVRKLVLMKCCHELPKELQGHSLLACSSGPLSSPLLSSLQQPPGSSCRESS from the exons atggacaggctgaggcgGGTGCTGAGGAGGAGGACCGCCAAGGTGGGCTTTGTGCCAGAAGATCACagcagggggcctgggcaggaacatcTGGGCCCCCCCAGCCGTGAAGAGGAGGGGCCCATCCAGGCGAGGACGTGGCTGTGCTCCATGTGCTGGCATAAAAAACCAGTACTTCCCAGCGCCAAAGATCCTTTGAAGcagcccaccacctccaggtgcAAGTGGAGGTGGCCCTGGGTGCGCCCGGGCAGGCGGGAGCCCGGAGGAGAGGAGCGCCGGGCAGAAGAGCCGTGCAGCCTGCCGCCCAGGGCACCgagcagcctggagcccggccctgcagccccgcatgcgcaggcagccccctgcagagGCGCGGAGGagggcccagcctccctggggcaggagctgagcccatcctgcaccagccccagccccagcctgagctgcagctcctcctcggCGGACTCGCACAGCTCCCTGGGGTCCGCGAGCCCCCCGGCCCCTGGCGCCAGCCACACCG tgattCCCAGTCCGGCCATAAAGAAGGTGCAGGATGAGGAAGAGCAGGAGAAGGAAGATCAGGGGACGCAGGAGGGAGCTGTGCTAAGTGTCACCCAGCGCCTCCAGGAACGCAGGAAG ATGCAGCACAGGaaggatgggcagtgcctgctgcaggagctcctcaccctgcaggcagccatgcagcagaggggacacgaggcagtggagctgcaggggtggaaagcGTCCATGCCAGACAAGATCGTG GAGCTGATGGAGGATGTCCCCAGGGAAGAATATCTAGGAAACACCATCCCAGACATCATAGCTGCCATCTGGTGCCTCAG CGACCTGGAGATGTGCCTGGACCCCTTCCTGCAGTCCCGCCTCCTGCGAGCTGCAGCATCCAAGACTTTTGGGGCCATAGGGCGCAACAACATCAGCAACCCG AGGATGCACATGGGCAACCTGGAGGGCCTGCTGTGGTGCCTGCTGTCCAGCGCCCCCAGCCTGGACAGGCTGAATTTCTTGTGGGAG CAATTCACATTCTGGATGGAGGCGGTGGATGCCCAGCACCGAGCCCTGGGCATGAGGGCAAGCACCACCCTCATGTCCTTTGCTGCCCTCCTGCTCCCACACTTTGAG GGCTCCCCTGACGTGCCTgaggtgggggacatggcagcGCGCCTGGGTCTGTCCATCAGTGACCCAGAGGAGACCATCGGCTGCGACGCCGTGGAGAGTTTGTACTGGCTCACTCGAATCCTCCTGCACCAGAGGG GCCGAGACATGCGAGGGGCGGACGAGATGTTCGGCGAGTGCCCTCTGGAGCCGAGCCAGGTCCAGTGTTACAGGGACCTGGCAAGAGTCGGAGAG GTGCTGAGAGAGATCTTGTCCGAGGAGCAAAAGAGATCATTCCTGCAGCGGACCATTCTGGCAATTCATCATGGGCGGATGCACGTTAAAACACCTGCGCTACTCTTCCTCTATGCCATCCTGGGGGAGACCAGCCTCCTGATCGGGGACAAG gaggaagaagtCCCTGGCAGGATCGTGAGGAAGCTGGTCCTCATGAAGTGCTGCCATGAGCTGCCCAAGGAGCTGCAAGGACACAGCCTGCTGGCCTGCTCCTCcggccccctctcctctcctctcctctcctccctccagcaGCCCCCCGGGTCCTCCTGCAG AGAGAGCTCCTAA